A window from Littorina saxatilis isolate snail1 linkage group LG9, US_GU_Lsax_2.0, whole genome shotgun sequence encodes these proteins:
- the LOC138977494 gene encoding uncharacterized protein, translated as MAYHCAVNECSNGMYRLKKWKTTTCAVHDVLQSECECSAPFRLWSIPTRKTNPSSRDKWKILINRIHPASKRLLSPSKDQKICSKHFVDGRPTGTPSQQNFLDFRTLKKRLPEC; from the exons ATGGCGTACCATTGTGCAGTTAATGAATGCAGTAATGGCATGTACCGTTTGAAGAAGTGGAAGACCACAACGTGCGCAGTTCATGACGTTTTGCAGAGCGAGTGCGAGTGCTCGGCACCCTTCAG GTTGTGGTCCATTCCAACACGCAAGACCAATCCAAGCAGTCGTGACAAATGGAAGATACTCATCAACAGGATTCATCCAGCAAGCAAAAGGCTTCTTTCACCCTCCAAGGAtcagaaaatctgctccaaacATTTTGTGGATGGGCGACCGACAGGCACCCCTTCCCAACAGAACTTCTTGGATTTCcggactttaaaaaaaag GTTGCCAGAGTGCTGA